In Hoeflea ulvae, one genomic interval encodes:
- the lgt gene encoding prolipoprotein diacylglyceryl transferase, giving the protein MELIAPLLSLMAFPDIDPVIFALGPLQIRWYGLAYVTGILLGWRYARRLVDNARLWPASGPRMTALDLDDFLVWATVGIVVGGRIGYVLFYDLAAVSANPARIFEIWNGGMSFHGGLLGTLVAMIMFARKRGIPLFNLFDVVCAVVPVGLLFGRLANYINSELWGKLTDVPWAVVFPTGGPFPGHPTQLYEAGLEGIVLLAALAWLIYRHQAFKRPGLVSGAFISGYAVSRIIVEFFREPDVQIGYLAGDWLTMGMVLSLPMLAVGLWAISTARSRANAGA; this is encoded by the coding sequence TTGGAATTGATCGCACCGCTGTTGTCGCTGATGGCTTTCCCGGACATCGATCCGGTGATTTTCGCACTCGGACCGCTGCAGATCCGCTGGTATGGCCTGGCCTATGTGACCGGCATTCTGCTGGGCTGGCGCTATGCCCGGCGGCTGGTCGACAATGCCCGGCTCTGGCCGGCAAGCGGGCCGCGCATGACCGCGCTCGATCTCGATGATTTCCTGGTCTGGGCCACGGTCGGCATCGTCGTCGGAGGCCGCATCGGCTATGTGCTGTTTTACGATCTCGCCGCCGTCTCGGCCAACCCGGCCCGCATTTTCGAGATCTGGAACGGCGGCATGTCCTTCCATGGCGGATTGCTCGGCACGCTTGTCGCCATGATCATGTTTGCCCGCAAACGGGGCATTCCGCTGTTCAACCTGTTTGACGTGGTCTGCGCCGTGGTCCCTGTTGGCCTGCTCTTCGGCCGTCTGGCCAACTACATCAATTCCGAACTCTGGGGCAAGCTGACCGATGTGCCCTGGGCGGTCGTGTTTCCCACGGGCGGGCCGTTTCCCGGGCACCCGACCCAGCTCTACGAGGCAGGGCTCGAGGGCATCGTGCTGCTGGCGGCGCTGGCCTGGCTGATCTACCGGCATCAGGCCTTCAAGCGGCCCGGCCTGGTCTCGGGCGCCTTCATCAGCGGCTACGCAGTGTCGCGCATCATTGTCGAGTTCTTCCGCGAGCCGGATGTGCAGATCGGATACCTCGCCGGTGACTGGCTGACCATGGGCATGGTCCTGTCGCTGCCGATGCTGGCCGTCGGCCTCTGGGCCATATCCACCGCAAGGTCGCGCGCCAATGCGGGCGCTTAG
- a CDS encoding class I SAM-dependent methyltransferase has protein sequence MTPLAEKITRLIEQSGPLRISDYFALCLGDPDHGYYQNREPFGRSGDFITAPEVSQLFGEMIGVWLVHAWQAQGSPTPVRIAEIGPGRGTLMSDAMRVIARLAPDMEAAASIHMVETSKRLRNVQRQTLVQIKERITWHSMIEEIPSGFTLVVANELFDAIPIHQFVKTPQGFRERMVGLDDTGKLTFGLGPGGFDASLLPVDEARVPDGEVFELSPARSAIMQAIAARIVRDGGSALVIDYGHLVTGFGDTLQAVYRHDYDPPLARPGEADLTSHVDFQALGEAASQAGAFVHRAISQGEFLVGLGLVERAGALGAGRDSLTQATISDAVNRLAGEGEARMGALFKVLAISGSPVRIAPFDPHSA, from the coding sequence ATGACCCCGCTTGCAGAAAAGATCACCAGATTGATCGAGCAGTCAGGCCCTTTGCGCATCTCGGACTATTTTGCGCTGTGCCTGGGTGATCCCGACCACGGCTACTACCAGAACCGCGAGCCTTTCGGCCGTTCGGGCGATTTCATCACCGCGCCCGAGGTCTCGCAACTCTTTGGCGAAATGATCGGCGTCTGGCTGGTCCATGCCTGGCAGGCTCAGGGCTCGCCGACACCGGTCCGGATTGCCGAAATCGGCCCGGGCCGCGGCACGCTGATGTCCGACGCGATGCGGGTGATCGCCCGCCTGGCGCCGGACATGGAGGCTGCCGCCAGCATTCACATGGTCGAGACCAGCAAGCGGCTGCGCAATGTTCAGCGCCAGACACTGGTGCAGATCAAGGAGCGCATTACCTGGCATTCGATGATCGAGGAGATCCCATCGGGATTTACCCTGGTGGTCGCCAATGAACTGTTCGACGCGATCCCGATCCACCAGTTCGTCAAGACCCCGCAGGGCTTCCGCGAACGCATGGTCGGGCTCGACGACACCGGCAAGCTGACCTTCGGGCTCGGGCCCGGCGGCTTCGACGCGTCCCTGTTGCCGGTGGATGAGGCGAGAGTCCCCGACGGCGAAGTCTTCGAGCTGTCGCCGGCCCGCTCTGCCATCATGCAGGCAATTGCCGCCAGGATCGTCCGCGACGGCGGCTCCGCACTGGTCATTGACTACGGCCATCTGGTCACCGGCTTCGGCGACACTCTGCAGGCTGTCTACCGGCATGATTACGACCCGCCGCTGGCCCGCCCCGGCGAGGCCGACCTGACAAGCCATGTCGATTTCCAGGCGCTCGGGGAAGCCGCAAGCCAGGCCGGCGCCTTTGTCCACCGCGCCATCAGCCAGGGCGAATTCCTTGTCGGGCTGGGGCTGGTCGAGCGCGCCGGCGCACTGGGTGCGGGCCGCGACTCCTTGACCCAGGCCACCATCAGCGACGCCGTCAACCGGCTTGCCGGCGAGGGCGAAGCCCGCATGGGAGCGCTGTTCAAGGTGCTCGCCATCAGCGGCAGCCCGGTGCGGATAGCGCCATTCGATCCACATTCCGCTTGA